A single Bacillus sp. OxB-1 DNA region contains:
- the ispD gene encoding 2-C-methyl-D-erythritol 4-phosphate cytidylyltransferase, producing MEYTVMLPAAGSGKRMGAGFNKLFLEIGGTPILIHTLRVFDSDPACAGILLAIKPEEHEQIRGMLDRFGIAKVKAFVDGGEERQHSVASCIGAHEGGGVVLVHDAARPFIRREVIRELVRTAAAQGAAIAGVKAKDTMKMARDGVVEKTVDREALWIIQTPQAFRYEVLQEAAQRAEVDGFLGTDESMLVERIGHPVHLVESTYDNVKMTTQEDLAFGEILLKRRLEEDLNDEDRTRL from the coding sequence GTGGAGTATACGGTCATGTTGCCTGCCGCCGGAAGCGGGAAGCGGATGGGAGCAGGCTTCAACAAACTTTTTTTGGAAATCGGCGGGACGCCGATCCTCATTCACACACTCCGGGTATTTGACAGCGACCCCGCATGTGCGGGCATCCTTCTTGCTATCAAGCCCGAGGAGCATGAACAGATTCGCGGCATGCTCGATCGGTTCGGAATCGCGAAAGTGAAAGCGTTCGTCGATGGAGGCGAGGAGCGGCAACATAGCGTCGCTTCCTGCATCGGCGCGCATGAAGGGGGCGGTGTCGTCCTCGTCCATGACGCGGCTCGGCCTTTCATCCGGCGCGAAGTCATCCGGGAGCTTGTCCGTACGGCTGCTGCGCAGGGAGCGGCCATCGCAGGCGTCAAAGCGAAAGATACGATGAAGATGGCACGCGATGGAGTAGTGGAAAAGACGGTCGACCGAGAGGCGCTTTGGATCATCCAGACGCCCCAAGCTTTCCGCTATGAAGTGTTGCAAGAGGCAGCACAACGGGCGGAAGTGGACGGCTTTCTAGGCACGGATGAATCGATGCTAGTGGAGCGGATCGGGCATCCGGTCCATCTCGTGGAAAGTACGTATGATAATGTGAAAATGACGACCCAGGAAGATCTCGCATTTGGCGAGATCCTATTGAAACGAAGATTAGAGGAGGATTTGAATGATGAGGATCGGACAAGGCTTTGA
- a CDS encoding PIN/TRAM domain-containing protein, with the protein MLKRVVQVGLLLIGGTLGVLFLPHLFTLFPFTSKPMVNNPYVSAILGAAIFYVVNLFLTEPIVNFIKWMEDRLLKAPIFDLLFGTIGLIVGLSLAFLVSFGLGNIEIPVIASITPILLSILLGYLGFQVGFKKREEFIQAIYSARNAGQKKKESEGGDALAPSQQNKPYKILDTSVIIDGRIADISTTGFLEGILVVPQFVLTELQHIADSADTLKRTKGRRGLDVLKKLQTDEGPNVQITDEDFSDVAEVDLKLVRLAKRMGGYVVTNDFNLNKVADLHGVSVLNINDLANAVKPVVIPGEEMHVVIIKDGKEHNQGVAYLDDGTMIVVEDGKHHIGNAIDVVVTSVLQTSAGRMIFAKPKNGKSARAN; encoded by the coding sequence ATGTTGAAAAGGGTAGTGCAAGTGGGGCTTCTGTTGATCGGCGGGACGCTTGGTGTCTTATTTTTACCGCATTTATTCACCTTATTTCCATTCACCTCCAAGCCGATGGTCAATAATCCGTATGTATCCGCTATTCTCGGTGCCGCTATTTTTTACGTCGTCAATCTCTTTTTAACCGAACCGATTGTCAATTTCATCAAATGGATGGAAGATCGTCTCTTAAAGGCGCCGATTTTCGATTTGCTCTTCGGGACGATCGGGCTCATCGTCGGTTTAAGTTTGGCCTTTCTCGTCAGTTTCGGACTGGGAAACATCGAAATTCCGGTCATCGCATCCATCACGCCAATTCTGTTGTCCATCCTGCTCGGTTATCTCGGGTTTCAAGTCGGTTTCAAGAAACGGGAAGAATTCATCCAAGCGATCTATTCGGCCAGGAATGCAGGGCAGAAAAAGAAGGAATCGGAAGGTGGAGACGCTCTGGCACCTTCGCAACAAAATAAGCCCTATAAAATTTTGGACACCAGCGTCATTATTGACGGACGCATCGCGGATATTTCGACGACCGGTTTTTTGGAAGGAATCCTCGTCGTTCCTCAATTTGTCCTGACAGAACTGCAGCATATCGCTGACTCAGCCGATACATTAAAGCGGACAAAAGGGAGACGCGGACTCGATGTCTTGAAAAAGCTGCAAACGGATGAAGGTCCCAATGTACAGATCACAGATGAAGATTTCAGCGACGTGGCAGAGGTGGACCTGAAACTCGTCCGCCTCGCAAAACGCATGGGCGGCTATGTCGTGACAAATGATTTCAATTTGAATAAAGTCGCGGATTTGCATGGCGTCTCGGTACTGAATATCAATGACCTGGCGAATGCAGTGAAACCGGTCGTCATCCCGGGGGAGGAAATGCACGTCGTCATCATCAAGGACGGCAAGGAGCATAACCAAGGCGTCGCCTACTTGGATGATGGGACGATGATTGTAGTGGAAGACGGCAAACACCATATCGGCAATGCGATAGACGTCGTTGTGACGAGCGTATTGCAGACGTCGGCAGGGCGCATGATTTTTGCCAAACCGAAAAACGGCAAGTCGGCCCGAGCGAACTAA
- a CDS encoding Mini-ribonuclease 3, with amino-acid sequence MYTLRDQDVKQLNALALAYMGDAVYEQAIREHLLRSGRVKPQVLHREATRYVSAKSQAAVIKDMEQSGFLSEEEAAVLRRGRNAKSGSVPKNTDVVTYNYSSGFEAVIGFLYLLGRKERVEELIEASIRFVEQPKEEGSR; translated from the coding sequence ATGTACACATTGCGCGACCAGGACGTCAAACAGCTGAATGCTTTAGCGCTTGCCTATATGGGAGATGCCGTCTATGAGCAGGCGATCCGCGAGCATCTGCTCCGTTCCGGCCGAGTGAAGCCTCAGGTCCTGCATAGGGAAGCGACGCGCTATGTATCGGCGAAATCACAGGCCGCCGTCATCAAGGACATGGAACAGTCCGGATTTTTGTCGGAGGAGGAAGCGGCGGTCCTCCGGCGCGGCCGCAATGCGAAATCCGGCTCCGTCCCGAAAAACACGGATGTCGTGACGTACAACTACAGTTCCGGATTTGAGGCAGTGATCGGCTTCCTGTATTTGCTTGGCAGGAAGGAACGGGTGGAAGAGCTGATCGAGGCCTCTATCCGATTTGTCGAACAACCGAAGGAGGAGGGGTCGCGATGA
- the radA gene encoding DNA repair protein RadA has product MAKRKTKFMCRSCGYESPKWMGRCPGCGEWNTMDEEVEIVQKGPRGAFQHSENIRQKAMPISAVETVEEPRVETELGEFNRVLGGGIVPGSLILIGGDPGIGKSTLLLQVSSLLSNKKQRVLYISGEESIRQTKLRAERLGVASDELYIYAETDLGQIHETISDVKPRFVIVDSIQTVHHPEVTSAPGSVSQVRECTAELMKIAKTQGIAIFLVGHVTKDGQIAGPRLLEHMVDTVLYFEGERHHTYRILRSVKNRFGSTNEIAIFEMLQSGLKEVLNPSELFLRERSQGGAGSTVVASMEGTRPILVEIQALVTPSSFNYPKRMATGIDQNRVSLLMAVLEKRMGMLLQAQDAYIKVAGGVKLDEPAIDLAVLMSIVSSYKDAAVGVSDCFIGEVGLTGEVRRVSRIEQRVVEAAKLGFERAIIPSSNLGGWDYPKGIQVVGVETISEALKVAFG; this is encoded by the coding sequence ATGGCTAAACGGAAAACGAAATTCATGTGCCGCTCCTGCGGTTACGAGTCGCCGAAATGGATGGGGCGCTGTCCAGGCTGTGGGGAATGGAATACGATGGATGAAGAAGTGGAAATCGTCCAAAAAGGACCGCGTGGAGCGTTCCAGCACTCTGAAAATATACGGCAAAAGGCGATGCCGATCAGTGCAGTCGAAACGGTGGAAGAACCGCGGGTGGAGACGGAACTCGGGGAATTCAACCGGGTGCTGGGCGGAGGCATCGTCCCGGGTTCATTGATCCTCATCGGGGGCGACCCGGGCATCGGGAAATCGACCTTGCTGTTGCAAGTATCCTCGCTTCTATCAAATAAAAAGCAGCGCGTCTTGTATATTTCCGGAGAGGAATCGATCCGCCAGACGAAGCTGCGGGCGGAGCGGCTCGGGGTCGCATCGGATGAGCTGTATATTTACGCTGAAACGGACTTGGGGCAAATCCATGAAACGATTTCGGATGTCAAGCCGCGCTTCGTCATCGTGGACTCGATCCAGACCGTCCATCATCCGGAAGTGACATCCGCTCCGGGAAGCGTGTCGCAAGTCCGGGAATGTACGGCCGAGTTGATGAAAATTGCAAAAACGCAAGGGATTGCCATCTTCCTTGTAGGTCACGTGACGAAGGATGGACAGATCGCAGGTCCGCGGTTGTTGGAGCATATGGTGGACACCGTTTTGTACTTCGAAGGGGAGCGCCATCACACATATCGGATTTTGCGCAGCGTCAAAAACCGGTTCGGCTCGACAAATGAAATCGCCATTTTCGAGATGTTGCAATCAGGTCTGAAAGAGGTCCTGAACCCGTCTGAACTGTTTCTGCGGGAACGATCCCAAGGCGGAGCCGGCTCGACCGTCGTCGCCTCCATGGAAGGGACTCGCCCGATCTTGGTGGAAATTCAAGCGCTTGTTACTCCGTCCAGTTTCAATTATCCGAAGCGGATGGCGACGGGGATCGATCAAAACCGGGTATCCTTGCTCATGGCGGTGCTGGAAAAACGGATGGGCATGCTGTTGCAGGCGCAAGATGCGTATATCAAAGTGGCCGGTGGCGTAAAACTAGATGAACCGGCCATCGATTTGGCGGTATTGATGAGCATCGTCTCCAGTTATAAAGATGCTGCTGTCGGGGTATCCGACTGTTTCATTGGCGAAGTCGGCTTGACGGGGGAGGTCCGCAGGGTATCCCGGATTGAACAACGGGTTGTGGAAGCGGCCAAACTAGGATTCGAGCGGGCTATCATTCCATCTTCCAACCTCGGTGGATGGGACTATCCGAAAGGTATTCAAGTAGTCGGTGTCGAGACGATTAGCGAAGCTTTGAAGGTTGCATTTGGATAA
- the cysE gene encoding serine O-acetyltransferase encodes MFGRMKEDIQCIFEQDPAARSTIEVVLTYSGLHAIWAHRIAHALFKRNFRFLARVVSQVSRFFTGIEIHPGAKIGRRFFIDHGMGIVIGETCEIGNDVTIYQGVTLGGTGKEKGKRHPTLHDNVLVATGAKVLGSITIGERSKVGAGSVVLKDVPPDATVVGIPGKVVMMNGMKVERHDHQNLPDPVADVCSRLESEIQRLENRLAELEKEEVKEGRP; translated from the coding sequence GTGTTTGGAAGGATGAAAGAGGATATCCAGTGTATATTCGAACAAGATCCGGCAGCGCGCAGCACGATTGAAGTCGTGTTGACGTATTCGGGATTGCACGCCATTTGGGCGCACCGGATAGCGCATGCTCTGTTTAAACGGAATTTCCGGTTTCTGGCGCGGGTCGTTTCGCAAGTGAGCCGATTTTTCACAGGCATCGAGATCCATCCGGGTGCCAAGATCGGACGCCGCTTTTTCATCGACCACGGGATGGGTATCGTCATCGGGGAGACTTGTGAAATTGGCAATGACGTGACGATTTATCAAGGAGTTACCTTGGGAGGGACCGGGAAGGAAAAAGGGAAACGTCACCCGACGCTCCACGATAATGTATTGGTGGCCACCGGGGCGAAAGTGCTCGGATCGATCACGATCGGAGAACGAAGCAAGGTCGGAGCAGGTTCGGTCGTTTTGAAAGACGTTCCGCCCGATGCGACGGTTGTCGGCATTCCGGGTAAGGTTGTCATGATGAACGGCATGAAAGTGGAGCGGCATGATCATCAGAATTTGCCGGACCCGGTCGCGGATGTCTGCAGCCGTCTGGAGTCTGAAATTCAACGGTTGGAAAATCGGTTGGCAGAGCTGGAGAAAGAAGAAGTGAAGGAGGGGCGGCCGTGA
- the ispF gene encoding 2-C-methyl-D-erythritol 2,4-cyclodiphosphate synthase, producing the protein MMRIGQGFDVHKFAEGRPLIIGGIAIPHEKGLTGHSDADVLLHTITDAALGAIGEGDIGRHFPDTDAAYKDADSAVLLEKIWELVKEKGYRLGNIDCTIIAQKPKMSPYIEQIRTRVAELLEADISQVNVKATTTEQLGFTGREEGIASMATILLVTS; encoded by the coding sequence ATGATGAGGATCGGACAAGGCTTTGATGTGCATAAATTTGCGGAAGGGCGGCCGCTGATCATCGGAGGGATCGCGATTCCTCATGAGAAGGGTTTGACAGGCCATTCCGATGCGGATGTCCTATTACATACAATCACGGATGCGGCGCTTGGCGCAATTGGAGAAGGTGATATCGGCAGGCATTTTCCGGATACGGATGCGGCCTACAAAGATGCCGATTCAGCAGTGTTGTTGGAGAAGATTTGGGAATTGGTGAAGGAAAAGGGATATCGATTGGGGAATATCGATTGCACGATCATCGCCCAAAAGCCGAAAATGTCCCCGTACATCGAACAGATCCGGACGCGTGTCGCTGAATTATTGGAAGCGGACATCTCCCAAGTGAATGTGAAGGCGACGACGACGGAACAACTGGGATTCACGGGACGGGAAGAGGGAATCGCTTCCATGGCGACGATCCTGCTCGTGACATCTTGA
- a CDS encoding ATP-dependent Clp protease ATP-binding subunit, which produces MMFNRFTQRAQKVLQLAQEEAIRMKHESIGTEHILLGLIREGGGIAAKALEAIDVSFETIEQGVEKLVGTGSKDVGPIVHYTPRAKKVIELSVDESRKLGHSYIGTEHILLALIREGEGVAARVLNNAGVSLNKARQQVLQLLGSNDSSGGSQGAANSAATPTLDSLARDLTEIAREGTLDPVIGRGKEITRVIEVLARRTKNNPVLIGEPGVGKTAIAEGLAQQIINNEVPEILRDKRVMTLDMGTVVAGTKYRGEFEDRMKKVMEEIRQAGNIILFIDELHTLIGAGGAEGAIDASNILKPSLARGELQCIGATTLDEYRKYIEKDAALERRFQPIQVDEPTVEETVQIIYGLRDRYEAHHRVKITDEAIEAAAKMSDRYISDRFLPDKAIDLIDEAGSKVRLRSYTTPPNLKELESKLEAIRSEKNAAVQSQEFEKAASFRDKEQKMKEELDKTKAAWKEKQGKTESEVTVNDIAEVVAMWTGVPVSKIATTESAKLLNMEELLHKRVIGQGEAVTAISRAIRRARAGLKDPKRPIGSFIFLGPTGVGKTELARALAESMFGDEDAMIRIDMSEYMEKHSTSRLVGSPPGYVGYDEGGQLTEKVRRKPYSVVLLDEIEKAHPDVFNILLQVLEDGRLTDSKGRTVDFRNTVLIMTSNVGAEALKKNRYVGFNLHGTDRDYESMKSTMLDELKKVFRPEFLNRVDEMIVFHSLEKEHLREIVSLMSNELVKRLEEQEIELQVTDAAKEKISEEGYDPDYGARPLRRAIQKHIEDRLSEELLKGTVLTGGQVVIDVEDGEFTVRTNEKNEAVEVGEK; this is translated from the coding sequence ATGATGTTCAACCGATTTACACAACGTGCACAAAAGGTATTGCAGCTTGCGCAAGAAGAAGCCATTCGTATGAAACATGAATCGATCGGCACGGAGCATATCCTGCTCGGATTGATCCGGGAAGGCGGCGGCATTGCTGCGAAAGCGCTGGAAGCGATCGATGTCAGTTTCGAGACCATTGAACAAGGCGTGGAAAAATTGGTCGGCACCGGATCCAAGGACGTCGGCCCGATCGTCCATTACACACCGCGCGCTAAAAAGGTGATTGAACTATCTGTGGATGAATCCCGCAAATTGGGCCATTCGTACATCGGCACAGAGCATATTCTACTTGCGTTGATACGTGAAGGGGAAGGCGTGGCCGCACGGGTATTGAACAACGCAGGGGTCAGCCTCAACAAAGCCCGTCAACAAGTCCTGCAATTGCTAGGCAGCAACGACAGCTCCGGCGGCAGCCAAGGCGCCGCTAATTCTGCGGCTACGCCTACCTTGGACAGTTTGGCTCGCGACTTGACCGAAATCGCACGTGAAGGCACACTCGATCCGGTCATCGGCCGCGGCAAAGAAATCACCCGTGTTATCGAAGTGCTGGCGCGCCGCACGAAAAACAATCCGGTCCTGATCGGGGAACCGGGCGTCGGGAAGACGGCGATCGCGGAAGGGCTTGCCCAGCAGATCATTAACAATGAAGTGCCGGAAATCCTTCGCGACAAGCGTGTCATGACGCTGGATATGGGTACTGTCGTCGCAGGGACGAAATACCGCGGCGAGTTCGAGGATCGCATGAAAAAAGTGATGGAGGAAATCCGCCAAGCCGGCAATATCATCCTCTTCATCGATGAGCTCCATACGCTGATCGGCGCTGGGGGAGCAGAAGGCGCGATTGACGCTTCCAACATCCTGAAGCCGTCGCTTGCCCGCGGCGAATTGCAATGTATCGGTGCTACGACATTGGATGAATACCGTAAATATATCGAAAAAGACGCTGCGCTGGAGCGCCGTTTCCAACCGATCCAAGTCGACGAGCCGACTGTCGAGGAGACCGTCCAGATTATATACGGCCTGCGCGATCGCTATGAAGCTCACCACCGTGTGAAAATCACGGATGAAGCGATCGAAGCGGCTGCAAAAATGTCCGATCGTTATATCTCCGACCGATTCCTTCCGGATAAGGCGATCGACTTGATTGACGAAGCGGGATCGAAAGTGCGTCTCCGCTCCTATACGACTCCTCCCAATCTGAAAGAGCTGGAGTCGAAATTGGAAGCGATCCGCTCCGAGAAGAATGCGGCCGTCCAAAGCCAGGAATTCGAAAAAGCAGCGTCCTTTCGTGACAAAGAACAGAAGATGAAAGAAGAACTGGATAAGACGAAAGCGGCTTGGAAAGAAAAGCAGGGCAAAACGGAGTCCGAGGTGACGGTCAACGATATTGCCGAAGTGGTAGCGATGTGGACCGGAGTTCCTGTCTCGAAGATTGCGACGACGGAAAGCGCCAAATTGCTGAACATGGAAGAATTGCTCCATAAGCGCGTCATCGGCCAAGGCGAAGCAGTAACTGCCATTTCACGGGCGATCCGCCGGGCGCGTGCCGGTTTGAAAGATCCAAAACGCCCAATCGGTTCCTTCATCTTCCTTGGACCAACAGGGGTCGGGAAAACGGAACTTGCCCGGGCGCTCGCTGAATCGATGTTCGGAGACGAAGATGCGATGATCCGGATCGACATGTCCGAATATATGGAGAAGCATTCCACCTCCCGTCTCGTCGGTTCGCCTCCGGGATATGTCGGTTACGATGAGGGCGGCCAGTTGACGGAGAAAGTCCGCCGCAAACCGTACTCAGTCGTCCTATTGGATGAAATCGAGAAAGCCCACCCTGACGTCTTCAACATCTTGCTGCAAGTGTTGGAAGACGGCAGATTGACAGATTCGAAAGGCCGTACAGTGGATTTCCGCAATACGGTGCTCATCATGACATCGAACGTCGGTGCTGAAGCGTTGAAGAAAAACCGTTATGTCGGCTTCAATTTGCACGGTACGGACCGCGATTACGAAAGCATGAAATCGACAATGCTTGACGAGCTGAAGAAAGTGTTCCGTCCAGAGTTCTTGAACCGTGTGGATGAAATGATTGTGTTCCACTCATTGGAAAAAGAGCATTTGCGCGAAATTGTTTCACTCATGTCTAACGAGTTGGTCAAACGTCTTGAAGAGCAGGAAATCGAACTGCAAGTCACAGACGCAGCGAAAGAGAAAATCTCCGAGGAAGGCTATGATCCGGACTACGGAGCACGCCCATTGCGCCGTGCCATCCAGAAACATATCGAAGACCGCTTATCGGAAGAACTATTGAAAGGCACTGTCCTGACAGGCGGCCAAGTGGTGATCGATGTGGAAGACGGGGAATTCACCGTCCGGACGAACGAGAAGAACGAAGCAGTGGAAGTTGGAGAAAAATAA
- the cysS gene encoding cysteine--tRNA ligase — protein MSIQIYNTLTRKKEPFIPIEEGKVKMYVCGPTVYNYIHIGNARPVIVFDTVRRYLEYRGYDVTYVSNFTDVDDKIIKAANELGEEVGELTDRFIEAYFEDVGALGCGKADVHPRVTEHIEDIIQFIGVLVEKGFAYESQGDVYYRTRNFEGYGKLSHQSIDELKVGARVEQGEKKENDLDFALWKAAKEGEIAWESPWGAGRPGWHIECSVMAREHLGDTIDIHAGGQDLTFPHHENEIAQSEAMTGKTFANYWMHNGYINIDNEKMSKSLGNFVLVHDIRKQIDPKVLRFFILSVHYRHPVNFSQDLVESAANGLERIQTAYNNLRHRLKTSADLGDQKDIWNYKIDELVHSFETAMDDDFNTANGIAAIFDLVKLANLYLLEKNTQAEVLERFIVTFERFMGVLGLPFSDESELLDEEIEALIEERLAARRERNFARADEIRDELKAKGILLEDTAQGTRWKRG, from the coding sequence GTGAGTATTCAAATTTATAATACACTGACACGGAAGAAAGAGCCTTTTATTCCCATTGAAGAGGGAAAGGTGAAAATGTATGTCTGCGGGCCGACTGTGTATAACTACATCCATATCGGGAATGCGCGGCCTGTCATCGTATTTGATACTGTCCGCCGTTATTTGGAGTATCGCGGATATGACGTAACGTACGTTTCGAATTTTACGGATGTGGACGATAAGATCATCAAAGCGGCAAATGAGCTCGGGGAAGAGGTCGGAGAGCTGACTGATCGGTTCATCGAAGCCTATTTTGAAGATGTCGGGGCGCTCGGCTGCGGGAAGGCGGATGTCCATCCCCGCGTCACTGAGCATATAGAGGATATCATCCAGTTCATCGGCGTTTTGGTCGAGAAAGGGTTTGCCTATGAATCGCAGGGGGATGTTTATTACCGGACCCGCAATTTCGAAGGGTATGGCAAGCTGTCCCACCAATCGATCGACGAATTGAAAGTTGGAGCGCGTGTCGAACAAGGGGAGAAAAAGGAGAATGATCTCGATTTCGCCTTATGGAAAGCGGCCAAAGAAGGGGAGATCGCATGGGAGAGCCCATGGGGTGCCGGGCGTCCGGGATGGCATATCGAATGTTCCGTCATGGCACGCGAGCATCTGGGCGACACGATCGACATCCATGCGGGGGGGCAAGATCTGACGTTCCCGCATCATGAAAATGAAATCGCGCAATCCGAGGCGATGACCGGCAAAACATTCGCTAACTACTGGATGCATAACGGCTATATCAATATCGATAATGAAAAAATGTCGAAATCACTCGGTAATTTTGTATTGGTCCATGATATCCGCAAGCAAATCGATCCGAAAGTGTTGCGCTTCTTCATATTGTCCGTCCATTACAGACATCCCGTCAACTTCTCGCAAGATCTTGTGGAAAGTGCGGCGAACGGCCTGGAGCGGATCCAGACGGCTTATAACAATTTGCGGCACCGTCTGAAAACGTCTGCCGATCTCGGCGATCAGAAGGATATCTGGAACTATAAGATTGATGAACTCGTCCATTCTTTCGAGACAGCGATGGATGATGATTTCAATACAGCAAACGGCATTGCCGCCATTTTTGACTTGGTGAAGCTGGCGAATTTGTATTTATTGGAGAAAAATACACAGGCTGAAGTGTTGGAGCGGTTCATCGTCACATTCGAGCGATTCATGGGCGTATTGGGATTGCCATTCTCCGATGAAAGTGAATTGCTCGATGAAGAAATCGAGGCGTTGATTGAAGAACGGCTGGCGGCTCGTCGTGAACGCAACTTCGCCCGGGCGGATGAAATTCGGGATGAATTGAAAGCGAAAGGCATTCTGCTGGAAGACACCGCGCAAGGCACTCGTTGGAAAAGGGGATGA
- the gltX gene encoding glutamate--tRNA ligase: MTTEVRVRYAPSPTGHLHIGGARTALFNYLFARHHGGKFIVRIEDTDTERNIEAGELSQLDNLKWLGIEYDESVDIGGPYGPYRQMERLDLYSKHAQDMLDSGHAYKCFCTTEELEAEREKQKASGIAAPMYAGTCRNLTAEEVAEKETAGMPYTIRMRVPGNVTYKVEDLVRGTVAFESEDVGDWVLVKANGIPTYNFAVVIDDHFMRISHVFRGEEHLTNTPKQLMIYDVFGWEYPRYGHMTLIVNEDRKKLSKRDESIIQFISQYKNLGYLPEAMFNFFALLGWSPGGEEEIFTHDELVRLFDESRLSKSPSMFDKQKLTWMNNQYMKKLSLDEVVDLALPHLQEAGLVKGELTEAESAWVRDLIALYHEQLSFGAEIVELSAQFFKDDIEYDEQSQEVLAGEQVPEVMASFKGQLEGLETFDAASIKDAIKAVQKETGHKGKNLFMPIRVVTTGQTHGPELPAAIALIGKENVLDRVSKYAKQ; this comes from the coding sequence ATGACAACAGAGGTACGCGTACGTTATGCACCGAGTCCGACCGGACATCTACATATTGGCGGAGCACGGACGGCGCTTTTCAATTATCTATTCGCCCGCCATCATGGCGGTAAATTCATCGTCCGGATCGAAGATACCGATACGGAGCGGAACATCGAAGCCGGTGAACTGTCACAGCTTGACAACTTGAAATGGCTCGGCATCGAATACGATGAATCCGTCGATATCGGTGGTCCATACGGGCCATACCGTCAGATGGAACGACTCGATCTTTATTCGAAACATGCGCAGGATATGCTTGACAGCGGCCATGCGTATAAATGTTTCTGCACGACGGAGGAGTTGGAAGCGGAGCGGGAGAAGCAGAAGGCTTCCGGCATCGCGGCTCCGATGTATGCTGGCACATGCCGGAATTTGACGGCGGAAGAAGTGGCAGAGAAGGAAACGGCGGGCATGCCGTATACGATCCGTATGAGAGTGCCGGGAAATGTGACGTACAAAGTGGAAGATCTCGTCCGTGGCACGGTTGCATTCGAATCCGAAGACGTCGGGGACTGGGTGCTTGTGAAAGCGAATGGCATCCCGACCTACAACTTCGCGGTAGTCATCGACGACCACTTCATGAGAATCTCCCACGTCTTCCGTGGAGAGGAACATTTGACGAACACACCGAAGCAATTGATGATCTACGATGTCTTCGGCTGGGAGTATCCGCGTTACGGCCATATGACATTGATTGTCAATGAAGACCGGAAGAAGCTGTCGAAACGGGATGAATCGATCATCCAGTTCATCTCCCAATATAAAAATCTCGGGTATCTGCCTGAGGCGATGTTCAACTTCTTCGCTCTGCTCGGCTGGTCTCCGGGCGGTGAGGAGGAAATCTTCACGCATGATGAACTCGTGAGGCTGTTCGATGAAAGCAGATTGTCCAAGTCCCCGTCCATGTTCGATAAGCAGAAATTGACATGGATGAATAACCAATACATGAAGAAACTATCATTGGACGAAGTCGTTGACTTGGCGTTGCCGCATTTGCAGGAGGCGGGACTGGTGAAAGGCGAGTTGACGGAAGCGGAAAGTGCATGGGTCCGTGATCTGATTGCCTTGTATCATGAACAGCTTAGTTTTGGTGCGGAAATTGTCGAGTTATCCGCCCAGTTCTTCAAGGATGACATTGAATATGATGAACAATCCCAGGAAGTCTTGGCGGGTGAACAGGTTCCGGAAGTGATGGCCTCCTTCAAAGGGCAGCTGGAAGGTCTGGAAACGTTCGATGCTGCATCGATTAAGGATGCTATCAAAGCCGTCCAGAAGGAAACTGGCCACAAAGGGAAGAACTTGTTCATGCCGATCCGGGTGGTGACGACGGGTCAGACGCATGGTCCGGAATTGCCGGCCGCAATTGCATTGATCGGCAAAGAGAACGTGCTGGACCGCGTTTCGAAGTACGCCAAACAATAA